A part of Dermacentor variabilis isolate Ectoservices chromosome 10, ASM5094787v1, whole genome shotgun sequence genomic DNA contains:
- the LOC142559682 gene encoding uncharacterized protein LOC142559682, with product MRLAVTVDKRVAIGLYRLRSTAEDATIAHLFGVGRSTVNVAYREFFAAVIKVLEHRWLRMVRREEMQEHIKRFYALSGFPQAIGALDGCHIAISPPTEHAADYYNYKGWHSIILLALVDHQYLFRYINVGSPGRCHDAYVYGRSELHNLVESDFFKSPASRIEGTRVGPLILCDQAFPLTPNLCKPFANAVAGSREAVFNYHLSKTRRIVENAFGRLKARFRYTSKRMECKIRTAKQAIRAACVLHNICEMLKDPIEQQWEQELQNFNQHYPQPMHSTEAVSGEGREVRAALANYFCKLAQ from the exons ATGCGTCTGGCTGTGACCGTGGACAAACGAGTCGCCATCGGATTGTACCGTCTGCGCTCGACAGCAGAAGATGCTACCATCGCACATCTGTTTGGCGTCGGGCGTTCTACAGTAAACGTCGCTTATCGCGAATTCTTTGCGGCGGTCATTAAGGTGCTGGAGCATCGCTGGCTTCGTATGGTCCGTCgcgaagaaatgcaagaacatatAAAACGGTTCTACGCTTTGAGCGGATTTCCACAAGCCATCGGCGCCTTGGATGGCTGCCATATTGCTATATCACCACCAACGGAGCACGCCGCTGACTACTACAACTACAAAGGGTG GCACAGCATCATACTGTTGGCACTGGTAGATCATCAGTACCTGTTCAGATACATCAATGTAGGGAGCCCCGGCAGGTGCCATGATGCCTATGTTTATGGCCGCTCCGAGCTCCACAACTTGGTGGAAAGCGACTTTTTCAAGTCGCCTGCATCACGAATTGAGGGCACAAGAGTGGGTCCTCTAATACTTTGTGACCAGGCGTTCCCTTTGACTCCGAACCTCTGCAAGCCATTTGCAAATGCTGTTGCAGGATCTCGGGAAGCAGTTTTTAATTACCACTTGTCAAAAACAAGGAGGATAGTTGAAAATGCTTTTGGAAGACTGAAAGCCCGTTTCAGATATACTTCAAAGAGGATGGAGTGCAAGATCAGGACGGCGAAACAAGCCATCCGAGCTGCTTGCGTTCTCCACAACATTTGTGAAATGCTGAAAGACCCGATCGAACAACAATGGGAGCAAGAGCTGCAGAACTTCAACCAGCACTACCCTCAGCCTATGCACAGCACTGAAGCTGTCAGTGGTGAAGGTAGAGAAGTCAGGGCCGCGctggcaaattatttttgcaagCTGGCCCAATAA